In Aegilops tauschii subsp. strangulata cultivar AL8/78 chromosome 3, Aet v6.0, whole genome shotgun sequence, one genomic interval encodes:
- the LOC141020778 gene encoding uncharacterized protein — protein MASMTVREVLYMYSVVRQAYERLVSVCGSPEQAQNVVALLVWLDQGTISAIHHVPAMAPDAVDVVAEEANTVFKCLRHQLPVLPPIPLISALCMQGGVRIEPAFFAIHQDLVVHGVAHFLDGAGKFVFDDRLHVLLRNSETGLVGNPPELMAPYTSQLVAVPEDCRSMFITFSKGMPPHREEIFEYFREKWGDCVVRVLMEKTKGRHMPMYGRIIFKTEAIVKLVLNGERLVKISIGHHQIWLRKYVPRPSKATA, from the exons ATGGCGTCGATGACGGTGCGCGAGGTGTTGTACATGTACAGCGTCGTGCGGCAGGCGTACGAGCGGCTCGTGTCCGTGTGCGGCAGCCCGGAGCAGGCCCAGAACGTGGTGGCGCTGCTCGTGTGGCTGGACCAGGGCACCATCTCCGCCATACACCACGTCCCAGCCATGGCGCCTGACGCCGTCGACGTCGTCGCAGAAGAGGCCAACACCGTCTTCAAGTGCCTCCGCCACCAGTTGCCCGTGCTCCCGCCCATCCCGCTCATCTCTGCGCTCTGCATGCAAGGCGGCGTCCGCATCGAGCCGGCTTTCTTCGCCATCCACCAGGACCTCGTCGTCCACGGCGTCGCCCACTTCCTCGACGGTGCCGGCAAGTTTGTTTTTGATGACCGCTTGCACGTCCTGCTCCGGAATTCCGAAACTGGGCTGGTGGGCAACCCGCCGGAGCTCATGGCGCCCTATACCTCCCAGCTTGTGGCCGTGCCGGAGGATTGCCGCTCCATGTTCATCACCTTCTCCAAGGGCATGCCCCCCCACCGTGAGGAGATCTTTGAGTACTTCAGAGA GAAGTGGGGTGACTGCGTGGTGAGGGTGCTGATGGAGAAGACAAAGGGACGCCACATGCCAATGTACGGCCGGATCATCTTCAAGACGGAGGCGATCGTGAAGCTGGTGCTCAATGGCGAGAGGCTCGTCAAGATCTCGATCGGGCATCATCAGATCTGGCTCCGCAAGTACGTCCCCAGGCCAAGCAAGGCCACTGCCTGA